CATTTTCCCTCATCTCATTCGGCACATACACCACCTGCTGGACGTGTTGATTGATGGGCTCCCTTTTTATTTAATTCCAAAATCATCCCCAACAGTTGTCACTTGATCGTCACCTTCTCCGACAAGTGGCAGCACGTCCCCGAGCAGCATTTTTACATTTGGCTTTGGTTGAACAATTACTTTTCGTTTTCGAGTACCATGGATTGTCTCTTTTCCCAACTTGATGCTCTCgtgcctttgttttttttctaaacatTAGTTCGTAACAGTAACAGCTAGCTGGTAAAACGGTAATGGAAGTTAAACGAAACATCTTAAAAAAAGGCGCCCTCTTAAACACACTTACGATACTTATCGAGGAAGCAAGAGCATATGATCGGTATGGCAAGTAGGTTTCGTATTACttttctgcttcttcctccacttctttccctccccataatcatacaaaacaaagcacaaaggAGTATTTTATCACCGTGTTTCGTAGCAGTTCGCGTAGAACATTCGCGTACCACACAACATATTTAACTAGCGTTCGAGAATTAGTTAGTGCTTTACCCTAGTTTCTAAGACGGTTTTAGTTGCTTCAAATACTATAAATTCGACCCGGCAGATCGGGGCCGTTATCGCGAACGATTGGGTAGTAATGGTAATCTCTCGAGTGTTGATTTGTTTGCGAGTCTTTCCTATAAGTACAACGGGGTTGGTAGTAACACGCAGCGTAACGTAACGTAACGTAAcaagagcgcgcgcgcgttacGATCTTACTTAAAGGCTACGATTTAGGATCGATTGTACCTTGCGGGTTTGAGTAGTTAGCTTGTCCGTAACAGTAGTAGAATAGTAGTGGTTGAACGGGGCTTTGACCGTTGGTGCTCCGTGTGCTCTGACTGCGTTACAGTAcagtggaatggaatggaactAAAATACTGTACCGAAGGAACCATGACGCTCTccgtatctctctctctctctctctggaaCGTGATCGTGCGCTGATCAGCAGGTACACCCTAGCTCTCTACCGCGGGTCTCGGGCACCCCAGGTCAGGTGACCTGTAAAGGTTCGTCCCCGTCCTCGTTGTTGTTCGTCTCCATCTTGATGTCCGGCTGGATGTCCTGCTGGGGGCTTCCGATGCTGCCGCCTGCCGGAGAAACAGGTTCCTCGTCCGACGGTGTCGAACTGCGGGAGGAGTGCGTATCGTTGTGTCCAtcgttgtgctgctgctgggtttGTGATCGTCTGCCGTACGGGCTGTCACCTCCGGCGTTGGATTGGGAGGAGGgagattgctgctgctgctgctgctgctgctgctggtgctgcaatCGTAGCGGGATCGGCAACTGTGTCACCTTGCCCATGAACGATCGGATCTCCTCGAAGTACGAATCCTCCGGTATGCCGCGACTATTCCGCCGTGCTGCTCGTAGTCGCTCGTCTAGTCCGAGCCCCAGTCCGGCCGCATCCGCCTCGTGCTTCTTCAGATGCCGATCGAGGTTCGTCTGCTGCCCGAAGCAACGCTCACACAGCGCACACTTGAACGGCCGCTCCTTGTTGTGGATGTTCCGGACGTGCCGCTGCAGGTTGCTGGAGATGCTGAACGATCGCTCACAGTACCGACACTTGTAGGGCTGTTCGCCCGTGTGGGTACGCAGATGGCGCGTCAGGTTGGCGGAGCGCGGGAACACCTTGCCACAGAACTTGCACGCGTACCGATCCTTGTTCTTGCCGTGGGGCGCCGGTGTACCGCCAGCACCCGCCGGCAGATTGTGGTTAATGATGttggcgttgttgttgttcaggACATTGcctccgccgccaccacctccACTGTTGGATGCGTTGTGGCGGAGCTGCGACAAGCTGACGGCGAGTGCTTCTCGCTCCTTTAACCGCTGCAGATCGTAGGAAGCGGACGAGCGCGGCGGCAGAAAGGAACCACGGTAGGGCAGTGGAAGTCCAGCCTTGGCGATCGCTTCCAGCATGAGCGGATTAAGCCCGGGCGGTCCAGAGAACAGCGCACTGGGGCTGTGATTAGCGAGGCTCGATATTCGGAACTCATCCTTAATGTTGATGTGATTGTTGTTGGTGTACTTcgagctgttgttgttgttgttgtggttggtaGGACTCGGGCTCTTGTCACCGTCGGACGGCTGCTTGCTGTGGTTGTTGTTCAGATTGTTGTtggagttgttgttgttatcgtTAAAGTATATCACATTGCTGCCGGCCTTGCTGTCGGTCGAGCTGGCTCGCGGCGGGTCAGTTTCGTCGTCCGAGGAGGTGGAGGTTGAtgtgccaccaccaccaccaccaccggtacCGCCACCGACAGAAGACTTCTTGCGCTCCACCCGAAGATCGAGCGGTTGCTCGGTGAGGctctggtgctgttgctgctgctggtgcagcagattCGACGAGGACGAACGGTTGACGAGCGAGAGATCGAACGGGGCCGGGAGGGTGGATCCGAGACCGAGCAGCGGATAGACCGCGCCTTGCTTTGGACTGGGCAGCATCTTGCGCGGTGAGTGATCCTTCTCGCGCATCTTGCGCCTCACTGCATGCGCACAGATCACGGTTGCGGCCGTTGTTGTCGCTTTTGTGTCACCGCGGGGCAGAGAGAAAGATGGATGGAGTGGGGTGGGGGGATGGGGAAACGTCTCTGCGTAGTTGTTCAGCTACTTAAAGAGCCTGGAACGAGataggagaaagaaaaacacaacaatagAGTATACAGAACAAAAGAGGAAGAAATGTCTTTTCGCGTGCGACTACCGTCGGGATCTTAATTGAGTCATTCATTTCCGCGTGTCGGCGCGAAGAACCTCGCAGTTTGAAGAGGAGAAGATGTTGAGAGTGCCCGTTAAGACCCCTAGAAAGATGTACCTCGCAATAACAATGATTTCTATTGAGAGAGCTGCAAGACAATCGCTGAAAAAGCCCGGGACGAACCGGGGCGCGGTGAAACAAATGAAGTACGTCCACACGGAACCACAAAGTGACCATCGCCTGGCGACCCGTGATTGCGACCCAGTTTGAACGAGATCCGCAACGTCCATTCGCACCATTCAGACCATTCCACCAGGGGCACTGTCAGCTCGCCCAACTGTCGCCGAGCAAATATTGAACTTGCTATCATCTTTTGATATTGTCTAGTGGCCGTGCCGAGTCACCAATCACCCGGCAGGCCGGTGACTGTCACTACAGCGACCACTTGGAATGTTAATCAAAAGAGACCGCCCTTCGCACCTTCGCCAGCGCCCAGCGGACGGCATTAGACGGAGAGAGCGATGGTGGCATCGAGGAGGACCACgtcgacgatgatgatgcagtcCGTTGCAATCCATTGCCGGACCGGACCTTGGAAAGCGGACAAAACGGAAATGGCACCCAAAGACAAAGCGCGTTGCAGGCGATACCGCAAAAGCCACCGCAGCGCAACCAGGAGGGTCATTGCATTGGGCCTTCTTTGCTGCAGTGCGAATTTTGTGCCATTCGCTTGCCTGCCTGCTCCAGATTTCCTTTTACGAGCAGCCCATTATTTGTTCGGCCGCGCATCTGAATGGGCGCCCCGAAGTGTGGCGCACGACCCCGCAGAATGGCACGTGGGCTGCCTGACTGCCTGGCTACTTTCAGTGCGTCCCTCGAGCTGCAGCGCAACATCTTCCAATCGGGACAGTTTGGAGCAAAACGCCGTTTGATCGCGTGTTGCCGGTCGTGTTTGTCGACCACTTCGgttggcgcgcgcgcgcgcacgccgAGAAGGCATTGAGTGTTGTTTGGCGAGCGTGCTCTGGCCAACTTTCTTTGAAGCTCCCTTCCACACCCCCTCCTAATCTTATCGGAGAAAAGTTCCGCAAAAAACCCCCCCGGAGAAGCAACTGGAGAGATCATTCTTGGCTGGTACACATTGGTCTATTCGAAATTCGTCACggaactgtgtgtgtttgttttcgggCGTCCCTCTCTGTTTGCGTCTTTCGTCTTTCACAGAGAAAAAGCTTTGGATCGTCTAGGTTAGGGAGCATGAATGTATGGTTCCGTTTCATCGTGTCTTGCGAAGGGAAGGTTAGAAAGACACAGGTCGAATGAATCCGTCGTGGTCAATCGCGCACGAGCCGTTGGAggttggaaattgaaaagcAACGCAGCAATCTCCCGAAACGTCATGCGAAAATGGGAATCGTGATACGCGATCATTATCGTTCGCGGTGCTATTGGAGTTGGATGGTATCCCCCTCCCCTCCTGAAAACCCGGGTGACTAATACAAGAGAGGGCTTAGGAGAAAGGGGCAGAGAGGTCTCCAGGGTGAAATGATTTGTACCGATTGTAGAAAGATTGTGTGGATAATGATGTTCAAATTGCTTCACGGCTTCTTGGTTTGGTGGTTTGGTATGGTACCGAAGCCATCCCAGGTTTGCCGTTGGAGTGGGAATACGTCTTTACCAGCTTATGATGTTCGTTTCTTCATCGTATGACGATAAAGAGTATTGGATGTAAACGATACAATTTAAGGAACGAAACATATTGGATCGTATTCTGGACAATAATCATCAACTTGATCTTTGTCTTTTGCGATTGAGATCACGCAAATCTGTAAAGCAATATATCATTGCAATTGTATTGAAAGCTGCTATCAATGTTACAAATCAATGCTTGAAGATACTGCAGCtcaaaaacaaatatctttaaCTCCACTTCAACTCCACTGATATTAATATTGTCATCTCCCTGCACAAAAACaagacggcaaaaaaaaaaacaatatcaaaTTGCTCTATCTCGTATTGGACTCGTTTCTTGATTGCGCAACCACCGTTACGGTAATGGTTGGAATCGTTAGGTTCGTTAGGTCCCGGGCCATATCCAGAACTGCAACtcctagcagcagcagcagcagcccttTAATAGGCTTAATAAATACGCGAAGCGTGTTAGAGCTCCTCCCGTCGTACCTTTACTAGCAGGGCTAGGGAACGCTGCACACTAAACGAATGTATAGAAATTGAtataaatttgatttgaaaataataaataacgtCCACGGAAGGCGCCCCCGAGACCCCCTTTCTCCCTGCTCCAAACAAACATGCCAAACAGTCAGCGACTGTGTATGCTGATCGAAACAATGCCACAAACTCGCAGCTCGAAATGCGcataataaagaaaacaaaccctAACAAACCCCAGCAAACAGACAAGAGGGCTGCGAAGGCGCAATGGAGCAGAGGAAATAAACTTTACACTGCAAATCCGTACTTATTACTGTTCCCGCAATGCCCGGCCCGGTCCGTTCGTTGCATCGAATCCTTTGATTCGGCGGTGGAAGGGATGAGAGGGAGTTAATCGCGAGCACGAGCCATTGTAGGCcccgttttttctttctttgccaAACGCCACGATCTGGCTGGCCAAATGCAAACGTTCGATGAAGACGACGGCGCAACGACGACAACACGGAATCGGAGCGTTTGAGCGTTTGAGGAGTCGATCGAAAGCACGTGCGAGCAGTCGCAGTTGCGGACGAAACCCGAGACTGGGTCGTTTTTCCATtatgaataaatataaataatcatTACGAGTCATGCGCGCGAAGTGATCGAGACGGCGGATGATCTACCTACGACGGAGTTGGTGACTATTGGAACGAAGTCGATTGTGTCTGGATAGGTAAAGCCATTGAGAGATTAGAGACATTGTAGGATCAAGTAAGAACTTCTTGAGTTTAGTTTGAAGCTTAAATCTCAAACAAAATTGAactttttgaacattttgtacTAAAACTCAGGATCTCAAAAGATCTTCCATATTCTTGTCTAATCTCAATCAAATTTCCAATCTAAA
This sequence is a window from Anopheles merus strain MAF chromosome 3R, AmerM5.1, whole genome shotgun sequence. Protein-coding genes within it:
- the LOC121596927 gene encoding protein glass-like; the protein is MREKDHSPRKMLPSPKQGAVYPLLGLGSTLPAPFDLSLVNRSSSSNLLHQQQQQHQSLTEQPLDLRVERKKSSVGGGTGGGGGGGTSTSTSSDDETDPPRASSTDSKAGSNVIYFNDNNNNSNNNLNNNHSKQPSDGDKSPSPTNHNNNNNSSKYTNNNHINIKDEFRISSLANHSPSALFSGPPGLNPLMLEAIAKAGLPLPYRGSFLPPRSSASYDLQRLKEREALAVSLSQLRHNASNSGGGGGGGNVLNNNNANIINHNLPAGAGGTPAPHGKNKDRYACKFCGKVFPRSANLTRHLRTHTGEQPYKCRYCERSFSISSNLQRHVRNIHNKERPFKCALCERCFGQQTNLDRHLKKHEADAAGLGLGLDERLRAARRNSRGIPEDSYFEEIRSFMGKVTQLPIPLRLQHQQQQQQQQQQSPSSQSNAGGDSPYGRRSQTQQQHNDGHNDTHSSRSSTPSDEEPVSPAGGSIGSPQQDIQPDIKMETNNNEDGDEPLQVT